From a single Apium graveolens cultivar Ventura chromosome 2, ASM990537v1, whole genome shotgun sequence genomic region:
- the LOC141708155 gene encoding xyloglucan galactosyltransferase XLT2 → MLPISDHSSPEKPKTPTKSLDRKNSNSFSFSYIQTLIYHPRSCLILLILILQILIIYASLSLPISSFSLHRSLPAEITTVSLNSTELCPNGKVYIYDIPESFNKEFLYKCKELSPWGSRCGTFSNNGLGKKFTAVANVVPKSVVNAWYRTDQFALEIIFHDRMVNYKCRTNEPGLATAFYIPFYAGLAVGKYLWSSNYTAKDRDYHCEMILKWVQEQPYWNRSNGWDHFISMGRITWDFRRTKDGDWGSKCIYLPGMRNITRLLIERNSWDYFDVGVPYPTGFHPSSANEVKIWQDFVNGRRRRTLYCFAGATRGFIKNDFRGLLLRQCYADSEKCSVVNCGGSKCSNDTAAILETFLNSDFCLQPRGDSFTRRSIFDCMIAGSIPVFFWKRTAYYQYEWFLPDEPMSYSVFIDRNEVENGTSIRSVLEKFSEEEVKKMRAKVVEYIPKLVYAKPNKGLNDGMKDAFDIAVEGVLKRVKEQEGGYKW, encoded by the coding sequence ATGCTTCCCATATCCGATCACTCCTCCCCGGAAAAACCCAAAACCCCAACAAAATCATTAGATCGAAAAAACTCAAACTCCTTCTCATTCTCTTACATTCAAACCCTAATATACCACCCTCGATCATGTCTCATTCTCTTGATCCTCATCCTCCAGATCCTCATTATTTACGCTTCTCTCTCTCTACCCATTTCCTCTTTCTCTCTCCACCGTTCTCTCCCTGCTGAGATCACCACCGTGAGCTTAAATTCCACGGAGCTTTGCCCCAATGGTAAGGTTTACATTTACGATATCCCCGAAAGCTTTAATAAAGAGTTTTTGTACAAATGTAAAGAGTTGAGCCCTTGGGGCTCGAGGTGCGGCACGTTTTCGAATAATGGTTTGGGAAAGAAATTTACAGCGGTTGCAAATGTTGTACCGAAAAGTGTTGTGAATGCATGGTACAGAACTGATCAATTTGCGTTAGAGATTATTTTTCATGATAGGATGGTGAATTATAAGTGTAGGACTAATGAGCCTGGATTGGCTACAGCGTTTTATATTCCGTTTTATGCTGGACTTGCTGTGGGGAAGTATTTGTGGTCTAGTAATTATACTGCGAAAGATCGAGATTATCATTGTGAAATGATTTTGAAGTGGGTACAAGAACAGCCTTATTGGAATAGGTCGAATGGCTGGGATCATTTTATTAGTATGGGGAGAATTACGTGGGATTTTCGGAGAACTAAGGATGGTGATTGGGGCTCGAAATGTATTTATTTACCGGGGATGAGGAACATTACTAGGCTTTTAATTGAACGGAATTCGTGGGATTATTTTGATGTTGGTGTGCCTTATCCTACTGGATTTCATCCTAGTTCAGCTAATGAGGTGAAAATTTGGCAGGATTTTGTTAATGGAAGACGTCGTAGAACACTTTATTGTTTTGCAGGCGCGACGAGGGGGTttattaagaatgattttcggGGGTTGTTGTTGAGACAATGTTATGCTGATTCGGAGAAATGTAGTGTTGTTAATTGTGGTGGTTCAAAATGTAGTAATGATACAGCTGCGATCCTTGAAACCtttcttaattcagatttttgTTTGCAACCTAGAGGGGATAGTTTTACTCGACGGTCTATATTTGATTGCATGATTGCTGGTTCGATTCCGGTTTTCTTCTGGAAGAGAACTGCTTATTATCAGTATGAGTGGTTTTTGCCTGATGAACCGATGAGTTATTCGGTTTTTATAGACCGGAATGAGGTGGAGAATGGGACTTCTATAAGAAGTGTGCTTGAGAAATTTAGTGAAGAAGAagtgaagaaaatgagggcaaaagTGGTAGAATATATTCCAAAACTTGTATATGCTAAGCCTAATAAAGGTCTTAATGATGGTATGAAAGATGCATTTGATATTGCTGTTGAAGGTGTTTTAAAGAGAGTGAAAGAACAGGAAGGAGGGTATAAGTGGTAA
- the LOC141697454 gene encoding uncharacterized protein LOC141697454, producing MECVPQTINQAQNSDLVKDVTDEEVRDALFQMNLDKAPGHDGMTPGFFQKHWRIVGKYVITKVMANRLKLVLDSVISDTQSVFIHGRLISDNIMVSYEVMHYLKCKRVGKDGYMALKLDMSKAYDRIEWNFLKVILRRMEFSEWWVKLVLQCVSTVQYTIVHGTQDMGPILPTRGKQGWRFITNPDSLVSRLFKAKYFADGDYLNASLGHNPSFIWRSVFEEKQLLRDGVRWRVGNGEKIKVLGQPWISKGVNLFITTTSPVVNDINVASLLCADRKEWDVEVIQDAGVWNIVDNSSIWKLLWRIKAPPKSLNVVWRALSGCLPTMSQLQSKHVPVEHWWLCALLLNSPQAEGDGASSCVRPQTNSVKVSADATIFADQESVGFGLVARDSEGSH from the exons ATGGAGTGTGTCCCTCAAACTATTAATCAAGCTCAAAACTCGGATCTAGTGAAGGATGTAACTGATGAGGAGGTCAGAGATGCGCTTTTCCAAATGAATCTGGATAAAGCCCCGGGGCATGATGGCATGACCCCGGGTTTCTTTCAGAAACATTGGCGCATTGTGGGCAAATAT GTTATTACCAAGGTTATGGCTAATAGATTGAAGTTGGTGTTGGATAGTGTGATCTCAGACACGCAAAGTGTATTCATCCATGGCCGTTTAATTTCAGATAATATCATGGTTTCCTACGAAGTTATGCATTATCTCAAGTGCAAAAGAGTAGGCAAGGATGGATATATGGCTTTGAAATTGGATATGAGTAAGGCGTATGATCGAATTGAGTGGAATTTTTTAAAAGTAATTCTTAGAAGGATGGAATTCTCAGAATGGTGGGTAAAACTGGTCCTTCAATGTGTTTCTACGGTTCAATATACTATAGTGCATGGCACTCAGGATATGGGTCCAATTCTTCCCACTCGAG GGAAACAAGGTTGGCGTTTCATCACCAACCCAGATAGTTTGGTTTCTAGACTATTCAAGGCAAAATACTTTGCAGACGGGGATTATTTGAATGCTAGTTTGGGACACAATCCCAGCTTTATTTGGAGGAGTGTTTTTGAAGAGAAACAGCTGCTTCGGGATGGGGTACGGTGGAGAGTAGGGAATGGCGAAAAAATAAAAGTTCTGGGCCAACCTTGGATATCTAAAGGAGTTAATCTTTTTATCACCACTACATCTCCAGTTGTTAATGATATTAATGTTGCTTCTCTATTGTGCGCGGATAGAAAAGAATGGGACGTGGAAGTTATTCAAGAT GCTGGAGTATGGAATATAGTAGATAACTCAAGCATTTGGAAGTTGTTATGGCGTATTAAAGCTCCTCCAAAGTCTCTCAATGTGGTTTGGAGAGCACTTTCAGGTTGTCTACCTACTATGTCACAATTACAGAGCAAACATGTTCCAGTTGAGCACTGGTGGTTATGTGCCCTTTTGCTCAACAGT CCTCAAGCCGAGGGAGACGGAGCTTCGAGCTGTGTTAGGCCTCAAACAAATTCAGTTAAGGTTTCAGCTGATGCAACAATCTTTGCAGATCAAGAGAGTGTTGGTTTTGGGTTAGTTGCGCGTGATTCAGAGGGGTCTCATTGA